A DNA window from Enterobacter asburiae contains the following coding sequences:
- a CDS encoding MFS transporter, whose protein sequence is MRKIKGLRWYMIALVTLGTVLGYLTRNTVAAAAPTLMEELHISTQQYSYIIAAYSAAYTIMQPVAGYVLDILGTKIGYAFFAIAWAVFCGATALAGSWGGLALARGAVGAAEAAMIPAGLKASSEWFPAKERSIAVGYFNVGSSIGAMIAPPLVVWAIVMHSWQMAFIISGVLSFAWAMAWLVFYKHPRDQKKLSEEEREYIIGGQEAQHQTNNGKKMTVWQILGTRQFWGIALPRFLAEPAWGTFNAWIPLFMFKVYGFNLKEIAMFAWMPMLFADLGCIVGGYLPPLFQRWFGVNLIVSRKMVVTMGALLMIGPGMIGLFTSPYVAIALLCIGGFAHQSLSGALITLSSDVFGRNEVATANGLTGMAAWTASTMFALVVGALADTIGFSPLFAVLAIFDLMGAVVIWTVLKSKSAEELAKESLGKPATQS, encoded by the coding sequence ATGCGTAAAATTAAAGGGTTACGTTGGTATATGATCGCACTGGTGACGTTAGGCACCGTGCTGGGCTACCTGACGCGTAACACCGTGGCAGCAGCAGCGCCAACGTTGATGGAAGAGCTGCATATCTCCACGCAGCAATACTCCTACATCATTGCCGCCTATTCCGCGGCGTATACCATCATGCAGCCTGTTGCGGGCTACGTGCTGGATATTCTCGGTACCAAAATCGGTTATGCCTTCTTCGCCATCGCCTGGGCGGTGTTCTGCGGTGCAACCGCGCTGGCGGGAAGCTGGGGCGGACTGGCGCTGGCGCGCGGTGCGGTCGGTGCGGCTGAAGCCGCGATGATCCCGGCGGGCCTGAAGGCCAGCTCCGAGTGGTTCCCGGCGAAAGAGCGTTCCATTGCGGTCGGCTACTTCAACGTGGGCTCGTCCATTGGGGCGATGATAGCGCCGCCGCTGGTGGTGTGGGCCATCGTGATGCACAGCTGGCAGATGGCGTTCATCATCTCAGGCGTGCTGAGCTTTGCCTGGGCGATGGCGTGGCTGGTTTTCTATAAACACCCGCGCGATCAGAAAAAACTCTCCGAAGAAGAACGTGAATACATCATTGGCGGTCAGGAAGCGCAGCATCAGACCAACAACGGCAAAAAAATGACCGTCTGGCAGATCCTGGGCACCCGTCAGTTCTGGGGTATCGCCCTGCCGCGCTTCCTGGCTGAACCGGCCTGGGGTACCTTTAACGCGTGGATCCCCCTGTTCATGTTTAAAGTCTACGGCTTTAACCTGAAAGAGATCGCGATGTTCGCCTGGATGCCAATGCTGTTCGCTGACCTGGGTTGTATCGTGGGCGGCTACCTGCCACCGCTGTTTCAGCGCTGGTTTGGCGTGAACCTGATCGTTTCCCGTAAGATGGTGGTGACCATGGGCGCACTGCTGATGATAGGCCCGGGCATGATCGGCCTGTTCACCAGCCCGTACGTCGCCATTGCCCTGCTGTGCATCGGTGGCTTTGCGCACCAGTCCCTGTCCGGCGCGCTGATTACGCTCTCGTCTGACGTCTTTGGTCGTAACGAAGTGGCAACCGCCAACGGCCTGACAGGCATGGCCGCCTGGACCGCGAGCACCATGTTTGCACTGGTGGTCGGCGCGCTGGCGGATACCATCGGCTTCAGCCCGCTGTTCGCGGTGCTGGCGATCTTCGACCTGATGGGTGCGGTGGTTATCTGGACGGTGCTGAAAAGCAAATCCGCAGAAGAGCTGGCGAAAGAGTCTCTCGGGAAACCGGCGACGCAGAGTTAG
- the uxaC gene encoding glucuronate isomerase — MTPFMTEDFLLDTEFARRLYHDYAKDQPIFDYHCHLPPQQVAENYRFKNLYDIWLKGDHYKWRAMRTNGVAERLCTGDATDREKFDAWAATVPHTIGNPLYHWTHLELRRPFGITGKLLSPTTADEIWDRCNALLAQDNFTARGIMKQMNVKMVGTTDDPIDSLEHHAVVAKDTSFDIKVLPSWRPDKAFNIEQATFTDYMAKLAEVSDTDIRRFADLQTALTKRLDHFAAHGCKVSDHALDVVLFAESNEAELDSILARRLSGEGLSEHEVAQFKTAVLVFLGAEYARRGWVQQYHIGALRNNNQRQFKLLGADVGFDSINDRPLAEELSKLLSKQNEQNLLPKTILYCLNPRDNEVLGTMVGNFQGEGMPGKMQFGSGWWFNDQKDGMERQMTQLAQLGLLSRFVGMLTDSRSFLSYTRHEYFRRILCQMIGRWVHAGEAPADIQLLGEMVRNICFNNARDYFAIELN; from the coding sequence ATGACGCCGTTTATGACCGAAGATTTTCTGTTAGATACCGAATTTGCTCGCCGCCTGTACCACGACTACGCAAAAGACCAGCCGATTTTCGACTACCACTGCCATTTACCGCCGCAGCAGGTTGCCGAAAATTATCGCTTCAAAAACCTGTATGACATCTGGCTGAAGGGTGACCACTATAAATGGCGTGCCATGCGCACCAACGGCGTGGCTGAGCGCCTGTGTACCGGCGATGCGACCGACCGCGAGAAGTTTGACGCCTGGGCGGCAACCGTTCCGCACACCATCGGCAACCCGCTCTACCACTGGACCCATCTTGAACTCCGCCGTCCGTTTGGCATCACCGGCAAGCTGCTCTCCCCAACGACCGCGGATGAAATCTGGGATCGGTGCAACGCGCTGCTGGCGCAGGATAACTTCACCGCGCGCGGCATCATGAAGCAGATGAACGTGAAGATGGTGGGCACCACCGACGATCCGATTGACTCCCTGGAGCATCATGCCGTTGTCGCGAAAGACACCTCTTTTGATATCAAAGTGCTGCCAAGCTGGCGCCCGGACAAAGCCTTCAACATTGAGCAGGCCACCTTCACCGACTACATGGCGAAGCTGGCGGAAGTGTCGGATACCGATATCCGTCGTTTCGCTGACCTGCAAACCGCGCTGACCAAACGTCTGGATCACTTCGCGGCGCACGGCTGTAAAGTGTCTGACCACGCGCTGGACGTGGTGCTGTTTGCGGAATCAAACGAAGCCGAGCTGGACAGCATTCTGGCGCGTCGTCTCTCTGGCGAAGGCTTAAGCGAGCACGAAGTGGCGCAGTTTAAAACGGCGGTGCTGGTATTCCTCGGTGCGGAATACGCGCGTCGCGGCTGGGTACAGCAGTACCACATCGGCGCGCTGCGCAATAACAACCAGCGCCAGTTCAAACTGCTCGGCGCTGACGTGGGCTTCGACTCCATCAACGACCGTCCGCTGGCGGAAGAGCTGTCAAAACTGCTGAGCAAACAGAACGAACAAAACCTGCTGCCTAAAACCATCCTGTACTGCCTGAACCCGCGCGATAACGAAGTGCTGGGTACCATGGTCGGCAACTTCCAGGGCGAAGGGATGCCGGGCAAGATGCAGTTCGGTTCCGGCTGGTGGTTTAACGATCAGAAAGATGGCATGGAGCGTCAGATGACGCAGCTCGCGCAGCTGGGTCTGCTGAGCCGCTTTGTCGGCATGCTGACCGACAGCCGCAGCTTCCTGTCCTATACCCGTCATGAATATTTCCGCCGCATTCTGTGCCAGATGATTGGCCGCTGGGTGCACGCAGGCGAAGCGCCAGCGGATATCCAGCTGCTGGGCGAAATGGTGAGAAACATCTGCTTTAACAATGCGCGTGACTACTTCGCCATTGAACTGAACTAA
- a CDS encoding UxaA family hydrolase: protein MQYIKIHSLDNVAVALTDLAEGDVVTVDNQSVTLRQAIVRGHKFALIPIAKGENVVKYGLPIGHALADIAPGEYIHSHNTRTNLSDLDEYSYQPDLPVEERQAADREVQIYRRASGDVGIRNELWILPTVGCVNGIARQIQTRFLKETNNAEGTDGVHLFSHTYGCSQLGDDHINTRTMLQNMVRHPNAGAVLVIGLGCENNQVDAFRDTLGEFDPERVHFMVCQHQDDEVEAGVEQLHQLYEVMRHDRREPGKLSELKFGLECGGSDGLSGITANPMLGRFSDYVIANGGTTVLTEVPEMFGAERILMSHCRDEETFEKTVTMVNDFKQYFIAHNQPIYENPSPGNKAGGITTLEEKSLGCTQKAGASQVVDVLRYGERLKTHGLNLLSAPGNDAVATSALAGAGCHMVLFSTGRGTPYGGFVPTVKIATNSELAAKKKHWIDFDAGQLIHGKAMPQLLTEFVDTIVEFANGRQTCNEKNDFRELAIFKSGVTL, encoded by the coding sequence ATGCAATACATCAAAATCCATTCGCTGGATAACGTGGCCGTCGCGCTGACGGATCTCGCTGAAGGCGACGTGGTGACCGTTGATAACCAGAGCGTCACCCTGCGTCAGGCGATCGTCCGTGGACACAAGTTTGCCCTGATCCCCATTGCGAAAGGGGAGAACGTGGTGAAGTACGGTTTGCCCATCGGCCATGCGCTGGCGGATATTGCGCCGGGTGAATACATTCACTCACACAATACCCGCACCAATCTGAGCGATCTGGACGAGTACAGCTATCAACCTGATTTACCTGTGGAAGAGCGTCAGGCGGCGGATCGTGAGGTGCAGATCTACCGTCGCGCCAGCGGCGACGTGGGGATCCGCAACGAGCTGTGGATCCTCCCGACCGTCGGCTGCGTCAATGGAATTGCGCGCCAGATCCAGACGCGCTTCCTGAAAGAGACCAACAACGCCGAAGGGACTGACGGCGTGCATCTGTTCAGCCACACCTACGGCTGTTCCCAGCTCGGTGACGACCACATTAACACCCGCACCATGCTGCAAAACATGGTGCGTCATCCGAACGCGGGCGCGGTGCTGGTGATTGGCCTGGGCTGCGAGAACAATCAGGTGGACGCCTTCCGCGACACGCTGGGCGAGTTCGATCCTGAGCGCGTGCATTTTATGGTGTGCCAGCATCAGGACGACGAAGTGGAAGCGGGCGTTGAACAGCTTCACCAGCTTTATGAGGTGATGCGCCACGACAGGCGCGAGCCGGGCAAGCTGAGCGAGCTCAAGTTTGGGCTGGAGTGCGGCGGGTCAGATGGCCTTTCCGGCATTACCGCTAACCCGATGCTGGGCCGCTTCTCGGATTACGTGATTGCCAACGGCGGCACGACGGTGTTGACCGAAGTGCCGGAAATGTTCGGCGCGGAGCGTATTCTGATGAGCCACTGCCGTGACGAAGAGACCTTTGAGAAGACCGTCACCATGGTGAACGACTTCAAACAGTATTTCATCGCCCACAATCAGCCGATTTACGAGAACCCGTCGCCGGGCAACAAAGCGGGCGGGATCACCACGCTGGAAGAGAAATCCCTCGGCTGCACCCAGAAAGCGGGCGCGAGCCAGGTGGTTGACGTGCTGCGCTACGGCGAGCGCCTGAAAACCCACGGTCTGAACCTGCTGAGCGCACCGGGCAACGATGCGGTCGCCACCAGCGCGCTGGCGGGTGCCGGCTGTCATATGGTGCTGTTCAGTACCGGTCGCGGCACGCCGTACGGTGGTTTTGTGCCGACGGTGAAAATCGCTACCAACAGCGAGCTGGCGGCAAAGAAAAAGCACTGGATCGACTTTGATGCGGGCCAGCTGATTCACGGCAAAGCGATGCCGCAGCTGCTGACGGAGTTCGTGGATACTATCGTGGAATTTGCTAACGGCAGGCAGACCTGTAACGAGAAGAACGACTTCCGCGAGCTGGCGATCTTTAAGAGTGGTGTGACGCTTTAA
- the sstT gene encoding serine/threonine transporter SstT, whose product MSTQSSGLFARLAQGSLVKQILVGLVLGILLAMVSKPAAEATGLLGTLFVGALKAVAPVLVLMLVMASIANHQHGQKTNIRPILFLYLLGTFSAALTAVVFSFLFPSTLHLTSAAGDITPPSGIVEVLRGLLMSMVSNPITALMSGNYIGILVWAIGLGFALRHGNDTTKNLVNDLSNAVTFMVKLVIRFAPIGIFGLVSSTLATTGFDALWGYAQLLVVLVGCMLLVALVINPLLVFWQIRRNPYPLVLTCLRESGVYAFFTRSSAANIPVNMALAEKLNLDRDTYSVSIPLGATVNMAGAAITITVLTLAAVHTLGIPVDLPTALLLSVVASLCACGASGVAGGSLLLIPLACNMFGIPNEIAMQVVAVGFIIGVLQDSCETALNSSTDVLFTAAACQAEDARLAKNALRG is encoded by the coding sequence ATGAGCACACAATCAAGCGGACTGTTCGCGCGCCTGGCGCAGGGCAGCCTCGTTAAACAAATTCTGGTCGGGCTGGTGCTGGGTATTCTGCTGGCGATGGTGTCAAAACCTGCGGCGGAGGCCACGGGGCTGCTCGGGACCCTTTTCGTTGGCGCGCTGAAGGCCGTGGCACCGGTACTGGTTCTGATGCTGGTCATGGCGTCAATTGCCAACCACCAGCACGGACAAAAAACCAACATTCGCCCCATTCTGTTCCTGTATCTGCTGGGAACCTTCTCGGCTGCCTTAACGGCCGTGGTGTTTAGCTTCCTGTTCCCGTCCACGCTGCACCTGACCAGCGCGGCCGGTGACATCACGCCGCCATCCGGCATTGTCGAAGTGCTGCGCGGACTGCTGATGAGCATGGTTTCTAACCCCATCACCGCGCTGATGAGCGGAAACTACATTGGCATCCTGGTCTGGGCGATTGGTCTGGGCTTCGCGCTACGTCACGGTAACGACACCACGAAAAACCTGGTCAACGATCTGTCCAACGCCGTGACCTTTATGGTGAAGCTGGTGATTCGCTTTGCGCCAATCGGTATTTTCGGGCTGGTCTCCTCTACGCTTGCAACCACCGGCTTCGACGCGCTGTGGGGCTACGCGCAGCTGCTGGTTGTGCTGGTCGGCTGTATGCTGCTGGTGGCGCTGGTGATCAACCCGCTGCTGGTGTTCTGGCAGATCCGCCGCAACCCGTATCCGCTGGTGCTGACCTGCCTGCGCGAGAGCGGCGTGTATGCCTTCTTCACCCGCAGCTCTGCGGCGAACATTCCGGTTAACATGGCGCTGGCGGAGAAGCTGAACCTGGACCGTGATACCTATTCCGTGTCGATCCCACTGGGCGCAACCGTGAACATGGCGGGCGCGGCAATCACCATTACCGTGCTGACCCTGGCGGCGGTGCATACGCTGGGCATTCCGGTGGATCTGCCAACCGCATTGTTGCTGAGCGTGGTGGCGTCACTGTGTGCCTGTGGCGCATCCGGCGTTGCGGGCGGTTCGCTGCTGCTGATCCCGCTGGCGTGTAATATGTTCGGCATCCCGAACGAGATTGCGATGCAGGTTGTGGCCGTCGGCTTTATCATCGGCGTGCTGCAGGACTCCTGCGAAACCGCGCTGAACTCCTCTACCGACGTGCTGTTTACCGCAGCGGCCTGTCAGGCGGAAGACGCGCGTTTAGCGAAGAACGCCCTGCGAGGCTAA
- a CDS encoding TerC family protein translates to MHSVGTPMLWGGFAVVVLIMLAIDLFLQGRRGAHGMSIKQAAAWSLVWVTLSLLFCAAFWWYLASTEGRAVADPQALAFLTGYLIEKALAVDNVFVWLMLFSYFAVPAALQRRVLVYGVLGAIILRTIMIFAGSWLITQFEWLLYVFGAFLLFTGVKMALAKEDGSAIGDRPLVKWIRGHLRMTDKIESEHFFVRKNGLLFATPLLLVLILVELSDVIFAVDSIPAIFAVTTDPFIVLTSNLFAILGLRAMYFLLAGAAERFSMLKYGLSVILVFIGIKMLIVDFYHIPIAISLSVVFGILIVTLIINTWVNRQHDKKQQVE, encoded by the coding sequence ATGCATTCTGTCGGCACTCCAATGTTGTGGGGCGGATTCGCGGTTGTCGTGCTCATCATGCTGGCGATCGACCTCTTTTTGCAGGGCCGTCGCGGCGCGCACGGCATGAGCATCAAACAGGCTGCGGCCTGGTCTCTGGTGTGGGTCACCCTCTCCCTGCTGTTCTGTGCCGCCTTCTGGTGGTACCTGGCCTCGACCGAAGGCCGCGCGGTGGCCGACCCTCAGGCGCTCGCCTTCCTCACCGGTTATCTGATTGAAAAAGCCCTGGCGGTTGATAACGTCTTCGTCTGGCTGATGCTGTTCAGCTACTTTGCCGTGCCTGCTGCCCTGCAGCGACGCGTGCTGGTCTACGGCGTGCTGGGCGCGATTATCCTGCGTACCATCATGATCTTCGCCGGCAGCTGGCTGATTACCCAGTTCGAATGGCTGCTGTACGTCTTCGGCGCGTTCCTGCTGTTCACCGGGGTCAAAATGGCGCTGGCGAAAGAAGACGGCTCCGCGATTGGCGATCGCCCGCTGGTGAAGTGGATCCGTGGGCATCTGCGCATGACCGACAAGATCGAGAGCGAGCACTTCTTCGTGCGCAAGAACGGCCTGCTGTTCGCCACTCCGCTGCTGCTGGTACTGATTCTGGTTGAGCTGAGCGACGTGATTTTCGCGGTGGACAGCATTCCGGCGATCTTCGCGGTGACCACCGACCCGTTCATCGTCCTGACGTCTAACCTGTTCGCCATTCTCGGCCTGCGTGCGATGTACTTCCTGCTGGCGGGCGCGGCGGAGCGATTCTCGATGCTCAAGTACGGTCTGTCGGTGATCCTGGTGTTTATCGGCATCAAGATGCTGATCGTCGATTTCTACCATATCCCGATCGCCATTTCGCTCAGCGTGGTGTTTGGCATTCTGATCGTGACGCTGATTATCAATACCTGGGTTAACCGCCAGCACGATAAGAAGCAGCAGGTGGAGTAA
- a CDS encoding Gfo/Idh/MocA family protein translates to MIRFAVIGTNWITRQFVDAAHETGKLKLTAVYSRSLEQAQSFANDYLVEHLFTSLDDMAQSDAIDAVYIASPNSLHFPQTKLFLSHKKHVICEKPLASNIEEVEAAIALARENQVVLFEAFKTASLPNFLLLQQSLPKIGKVSKAFINYCQYSSRYQRYLDGENPNTFNPAFSNGSIMDIGFYCLASAVALWGEPHGVSATASLLESGVDAHGVAVLDYGDFSVTLQHSKVSDSVLPSEIQGEAGSLVIEKISECQKVSFVPRGGKAQELTQPQHINTMLYEAEVFARLVEDNEVNHPGLAVSRTTAKLQTEIRRQTGVVFPADGVSAEAIA, encoded by the coding sequence ATGATACGTTTCGCAGTCATTGGTACGAACTGGATCACGCGCCAGTTCGTCGACGCCGCCCACGAAACCGGCAAACTTAAGCTTACCGCAGTCTATTCCCGCAGCCTTGAGCAGGCGCAGAGTTTTGCCAACGATTACCTCGTTGAGCATCTCTTCACTTCGCTTGATGACATGGCGCAAAGCGACGCCATTGACGCGGTGTATATCGCCAGCCCGAACTCCCTGCACTTCCCGCAAACGAAGCTGTTCCTCAGCCACAAAAAGCATGTGATTTGCGAGAAGCCGCTGGCGTCAAATATTGAGGAAGTGGAAGCGGCCATTGCGCTTGCCCGCGAAAACCAGGTGGTGCTGTTCGAAGCGTTCAAAACCGCCAGCCTGCCGAATTTCCTGCTGCTGCAGCAGTCCCTGCCGAAAATTGGCAAGGTGAGTAAAGCCTTTATTAACTACTGCCAGTACTCGTCGCGCTATCAGCGCTATCTGGACGGCGAGAACCCGAACACCTTTAACCCGGCGTTTTCGAACGGCTCGATTATGGATATCGGTTTCTATTGCCTGGCCTCTGCCGTGGCCCTGTGGGGCGAACCGCACGGCGTCAGCGCCACCGCCAGCCTGCTAGAGAGCGGCGTGGATGCGCACGGTGTAGCGGTGCTGGATTACGGTGATTTCAGCGTCACGCTGCAGCACTCCAAGGTGAGCGATTCCGTGCTGCCGAGCGAAATTCAGGGCGAAGCGGGCTCGCTGGTTATCGAGAAGATCTCCGAGTGCCAGAAAGTGAGCTTTGTGCCGCGCGGCGGCAAAGCGCAGGAGCTGACGCAGCCTCAGCATATTAACACTATGCTCTATGAGGCAGAGGTCTTCGCCCGTCTGGTGGAAGACAACGAAGTGAATCACCCCGGCCTCGCGGTGAGCCGCACCACGGCGAAGCTGCAAACGGAGATCCGTCGCCAGACCGGCGTAGTATTCCCAGCAGACGGCGTGAGCGCGGAAGCGATCGCGTAA
- a CDS encoding YgjP-like metallopeptidase domain-containing protein codes for MNQLTYLQGYPEHLLTQVRSLIAEQKLGAVLEKRYPGTHDFATDKALWQYTQDLKSRYLKSAPPINKVMYDNKIHVLKNALGLHTAISRVQGGKLKAKAEIRVATVFRNAPEAFLRMIVVHELAHLKEKEHDKAFYSLCCHMEPQYHQLEFDTRLWLTHLSLNGNAE; via the coding sequence ATGAACCAACTTACTTATCTCCAGGGCTATCCGGAGCATTTACTGACTCAGGTTCGCAGCCTGATTGCCGAGCAGAAGCTCGGCGCGGTGCTGGAAAAACGCTATCCCGGCACGCACGATTTCGCGACCGATAAGGCCCTCTGGCAGTATACGCAGGATCTGAAAAGCCGGTATCTGAAGAGCGCGCCGCCGATCAACAAGGTGATGTACGACAACAAGATCCACGTGCTGAAAAACGCGCTTGGCCTGCACACCGCCATTTCCCGCGTACAGGGCGGCAAGCTGAAAGCGAAGGCCGAAATCCGCGTCGCGACGGTTTTCCGTAACGCGCCGGAAGCCTTTCTGCGGATGATCGTGGTCCACGAGCTGGCGCACCTGAAGGAGAAAGAGCACGACAAAGCGTTCTATTCCCTGTGCTGCCACATGGAGCCGCAGTACCACCAGCTGGAGTTTGATACCCGCCTGTGGCTTACGCATTTATCGTTAAATGGTAATGCGGAATAG
- the rlmG gene encoding 23S rRNA (guanine(1835)-N(2))-methyltransferase RlmG — protein MSHLDNGFRSLNLKRFPETDDVNPLMAWEAADEYLLQQLDETEIRGPVLILNDAFGALGCALAEHTPYSIGDSYLSELATRENLRHNDIEESSVKFLDSTADYPQAPGVVLIKVPKTMALLEQQLRALRKVVTPETRIIAGAKARDIHTSTLELFEKVLGPTTTTLAWKKARLINCTFSAPELADAPETLSWKLEGTDWTIHNHANVFSRTGLDIGARFFMEHLPENLEGEIVDLGCGNGVIGLTLLAKNPDASVVFSDESPMAVASSRLNVETNMPEALDRCEFMINNALSGVEPFRFNAVFCNPPFHQKHALTDNVAWEMFHHARRCLKINGELYIVANRHLDYFHKLKKIFGNCVTIATNNKFVVLKAVKLGRRR, from the coding sequence ATGAGCCACTTAGACAACGGTTTCCGTTCACTCAACCTTAAACGTTTCCCGGAAACGGACGACGTTAACCCGCTCATGGCGTGGGAAGCGGCGGATGAATATCTGCTGCAGCAGTTGGATGAGACTGAAATCCGCGGCCCGGTTTTGATCCTGAATGACGCCTTTGGCGCGCTGGGCTGCGCCCTGGCGGAGCACACGCCATACAGCATCGGCGATTCCTACCTGAGCGAGCTGGCGACGCGTGAAAACCTGCGCCATAACGACATCGAAGAGTCCAGCGTGAAGTTCCTCGACAGCACCGCGGACTACCCGCAGGCGCCGGGCGTGGTGCTGATCAAAGTGCCAAAAACCATGGCGCTGCTGGAGCAACAGCTGCGCGCGCTGCGTAAGGTCGTGACGCCGGAAACGCGCATTATCGCGGGCGCTAAAGCGCGCGATATTCACACCTCGACGCTCGAGCTGTTCGAGAAAGTCCTCGGCCCGACCACCACGACGCTGGCCTGGAAAAAAGCGCGCCTGATCAACTGCACCTTCAGCGCGCCGGAGCTGGCCGACGCGCCGGAGACGCTGAGCTGGAAGCTGGAAGGCACCGACTGGACCATCCACAACCATGCGAACGTCTTCTCCCGCACCGGGCTGGATATCGGGGCGCGTTTCTTTATGGAACATCTGCCGGAAAATCTGGAAGGTGAGATTGTCGATCTGGGCTGTGGTAACGGCGTGATTGGCCTGACGCTGCTGGCGAAGAACCCGGACGCCAGCGTGGTGTTCAGCGACGAGTCGCCAATGGCGGTGGCCTCCAGCCGTCTGAACGTGGAAACCAACATGCCTGAAGCGCTGGACCGCTGCGAGTTTATGATCAACAACGCGCTGTCCGGCGTAGAGCCGTTCCGCTTCAACGCCGTGTTCTGCAACCCGCCGTTCCACCAGAAGCACGCGCTGACGGATAACGTCGCGTGGGAGATGTTCCACCACGCGCGCCGTTGCCTGAAAATCAACGGCGAGCTGTACATCGTGGCGAACCGCCACCTGGATTACTTCCACAAGCTGAAGAAGATTTTCGGCAACTGCGTCACCATTGCGACCAATAACAAGTTCGTGGTGCTGAAAGCGGTGAAGCTGGGACGTCGTCGTTAA